Proteins encoded in a region of the Triticum dicoccoides isolate Atlit2015 ecotype Zavitan chromosome 3A, WEW_v2.0, whole genome shotgun sequence genome:
- the LOC119267077 gene encoding poly [ADP-ribose] polymerase tankyrase-1-like — MDVPTPACSPSSSAQPPPSSSGVDVAVDAGKDDERRRLLLDAAIDGNLDLLARMALELLPPAPSATGADATAGVWSTCGRALHLAATNGRTDVCRYLVQDLGIPVDALSDERETPLLLAATFGHTATAAWLLERGASPRAPDVDGETPLHWAAYNGDRDLAMLLLCKGADVGAANPRGTALHVAAMRGCPQVIRVLLRHGADPNKFASRVFTPLVSSLLGGSVECMKLLIEGGANVHAGGFSGATPLLLACSRRGNIGFVKCLLKAGADPNIPDELGRLPIEIAAVQGGKKLVQLLFPVTRCPPNMSGWSVAGIMSYVNSAAYKERVRKDSCKRKAELKLEGNKAYEIKDYDTAILMYNMALKFDDPNDIDASIYANKSLCWLRLGVGDEALSDAQACIRLWPDWGKGYYRQGEAFRFLQDYASAYAAFVKASELDPQNPKIANALRDLLERTKGASVSRRLEEGVQGRSQVLSGPCDQTVRGQGSFVQALGRGQPLSSGQ; from the exons ATGGACGTGCCCACGCCGGCGTGCTCGCCGTCCTCGTCGGCGCAGCCTCCGCCGTCGTCGTCAG GCGTCGATGTGGCCGTTGACGCGGGGAAAGACGACGAACGGCGGCGGCTGCTCCTCGATGCCGCCATCGACGGCAACCTCGACCTCCTCGCCA GGATGGCGCTGGAGCTGCTGCCGCCGGCGCCCAGCGCCACTGGCGCGGACGCCACCGCCGGCGTCTGGTCGACGTGCGGCAGGGCGCTGCACCTGGCCGCGACCAACGGCAGGACCGACGTCTGCCGCTACCTCGTCCAGGACCTCGGCATCCCCGTCGACGCCCTCTCCGACGAGCGCGAGACGCCGCTGCTCCTGGCGGCCACCTTCGGCCACACCGCCACGGCCGCCTGGCTCCTGGAGCGCGGCGCCAGCCCGCGCGCCCCGGACGTCGACGGCGAGACCCCCCTCCACTGGGCCGCCTACAACG GGGATCGCGACCTGGCGATGCTGCTCCTGTGCAAGGGCGCCGACGTGGGCGCGGCGAACCCCCGGGGCACGGCGCTCCACGTCGCCGCCATGCGGGGGTGCCCGCAAGTCATCCGCGTCCTGCTGCGCCACGGCGCCGAT CCCAACAAGTTCGCCAGCCGTGTCTTCACGCCCTTGGTCTCGTCGCTTCTTGGTGGCTCCGTGGAATGCATGAAGCTGCTCATTGAG GGTGGGGCTAATGTTCACGCCGGTGGATTCAGCGGAGCGACCCCTCTGTTGTTAGCGTGCAGCCGCCGTGGCAACATCGGATTTGTCAAGTGCTTGTTGAAGGCTGGAGCAGATCCGAACATTCCTGACGAA CTTGGTAGGTTGCCGATAGAAATCGCCGCGGTCCAAGGTGGAAAAAAACTAGTTCAACTTCTGTTTCCTGTGACTCGATGCCCTCCAAACATGTCTGGCTGGAGTGTTGCTGGCATCATGAGTTATGTGAATTCTGCTGCTTACAAGGAGCGG GTGAGAAAGGATTCTTGTAAGAGGAAAGCTGAACTAAAACTAGAAGGGAACAAGGCCTACGAAATCAAGGACTACGAcacggctatacttatgtacaacaTG GCACTGAAGTTCGATGATCCAAACGACATAGACGCCTCCATATATGCAAACAAGAGTCTCTGCTGGCTGCGCCTTGGTGTCGGCGACGAGGCGCTTTCGGACGCCCAGGCCTGCATCAGGTTATGGCCTGACTGGGGGAAAGGCTACTACCGCCAAGGAGAGGCCTTCCGTTTCCTGCAG GACTACGCCAGCGCTTACGCCGCGTTTGTCAAGGCATCGGAGCTTGATCCGCAGAACCCTAAGATCGCCAACGCCCTCCG GGATCTCTTGGAGCGCACGAAGGGCGCCTCGGTTTCGCGGCGCCTGGAGGAAGGGGTGCAAGGAAGAAGCCAGGTTCTGTCTGGGCCGTGTGATCAAACAGTCCGAGGGCAGGGCTCATTTGTGCAGGCGCTAGGTAGAGGTCAGCCACTATCCAGTGGCCAGTAG